The following are encoded together in the Salvia hispanica cultivar TCC Black 2014 chromosome 6, UniMelb_Shisp_WGS_1.0, whole genome shotgun sequence genome:
- the LOC125191599 gene encoding acetylserotonin O-methyltransferase-like — MAVDEEVRARAEAWSTAFSYIKSSAVVCAVELALPDILENNGGPMSLSQLSAAANCPEEPLFRLMRFLIFHGIFKKAQPPSSLYYDQTPLSRFFTSDKLGDFLLLQSTPATRSPTGLSAEALRNGGPLYLRSINDANPWGPAGLGTKVFTDAMAAHARDTTRMIVRNYPEALDGVGSVVDVGGRHGMALSEFVQAFPWLRGISFDLPEVVAEAPPPQPRIELFGGSMFESVPKADAVMLMSVLHDWGDQDCIEILKKCKEAIPVGMGKVMIVEAIIDEDNNNDEFTGARLSLDMIMLAVTEKGKGKERTYREWAYLLKEAGFSTFKVKSIDTVESVIEAFP, encoded by the exons ATGGCGGTAGATGAAGAAGTCCGAGCTCGAGCCGAAGCGTGGAGCACTGCCTTCAGCTACATCAAGTCGAGTGCCGTTGTTTGCGCGGTGGAGTTAGCGCTTCCCGACATCTTGGAAAACAACGGCGGCCCAATGTCGCTCTCTCAgctctccgccgccgccaacTGCCCCGAGGAACCGCTCTTCCGCCTCATGCGCTTCCTCATCTTCCACGGCATCTTCAAGAAAGCCCAGCCGCCGTCGTCGCTTTACTACGATCAAACGCCGCTCTCGCGCTTTTTCACGAGCGACAAGCTGGGAGATTTCTTGTTGTTGCAGTCGACGCCGGCGACGCGGAGCCCGACCGGCTTGAGCGCCGAGGCCCTGCGGAACGGAGGCCCTCTTTATCTCCGGTCGATCAACGACGCCAACCCGTGGGGCCCGGCCGGCTTAGGTACGAAGGTCTTTACCGATGCCATGGCCGCGCACGCCAGGGACACGACACGGATGATCGTACGGAACTACCCGGAGGCGTTAGACGGGGTCGGGTCGGTGGTGGATGTCGGCGGCCGCCACGGGATGGCCCTGAGCGAATTCGTCCAGGCTTTCCCGTGGCTTCGAGGGATCAGTTTTGATCTGCCCGAGGTCGTGGCAGAGGCCCCTCCGCCACAACCTCGAATCGAGTTGTTTGGTGGGAGCATGTTTGAGAGCGTACCAAAAGCGGACGCGGTCATGCTCATG tcGGTATTGCACGATTGGGGTGACCAAGATTGTATCGAGATTCTAAAGAAATGCAAAGAGGCAATTCCGGTGGGGATGGGGAAAGTGATGATTGTAGAAGCTATAATCGACGAAGACAATAACAACGACGAGTTCACCGGTGCTCGATTATCACTCGATATGATAATGTTAGCGGTGACGGagaaggggaaggggaaggaGAGAACTTACAGGGAATGGGCGTATCTACTGAAGGAGGCTGGATTCTCCACATTCAAAGTCAAGAGTATTGATACTGTGGAGTCCGTTATTGAGGCCTTTCCATGA
- the LOC125197235 gene encoding acetylserotonin O-methyltransferase-like — protein sequence MVGDEEVRARAEAWSNAFGYIKSSAIVCAVELALPDILENHGGPMSLSQLSAAANCPEEPLFRLMRFLIFHGIFKKAQPPSSLYYDQTPLSRFFTSDKLGDFILLRSTPATRNPTGLSAEALRNGTPLYLPAVNGADPWANPAGFGTKFFTDAMAAHARDTTRLIVRNYPEAFHGVGSVVDVGGRHGMALSEFVQAFPWLRGISFDLPEVVEDAPPPQPRIELVGGSMFESVPKADAVILMWILHDWSDQDCIEILKKCKEAIPAGTGKVMIVDAIINEANDNDDFTCARLSLDMIMLAVTEKGKERTYREWAYLLKEAGFATFKVKSIDTVESVIEAFP from the exons ATGGTGGGAGATGAAGAAGTCCGAGCTCGAGCCGAAGCGTGGAGCAATGCCTTCGGCTACATCAAGTCGAGTGCCATTGTTTGCGCGGTGGAGCTAGCGCTTCCCGACATCTTGGAAAACCACGGCGGCCCAATGTCGCTCTCTCAgctctccgccgccgccaacTGCCCCGAGGAACCGCTCTTCCGCCTCATGCGCTTCCTCATCTTCCACGGCATCTTCAAGAAAGCCCAGCCGCCGTCGTCGCTTTACTACGATCAAACGCCGCTCTCGCGCTTTTTCACGAGCGACAAGCTGGGAGATTTCATATTGTTGCGGTCGACGCCGGCGACGCGGAACCCGACCGGCTTGAGCGCCGAGGCCCTGCGGAATGGAACCCCTCTTTATCTCCCGGCGGTCAACGGCGCCGACCCGTGGGCCAACCCGGCCGGGTTCGGTACGAAGTTCTTTACCGATGCCATGGCCGCGCACGCCAGGGACACGACGCGGCTGATCGTACGGAACTACCCAGAGGCATTTCACGGGGTCGGGTCCGTGGTGGATGTCGGCGGCCGCCACGGGATGGCCCTGAGCGAATTCGTCCAAGCTTTCCCGTGGCTCCGAGGGATTAGTTTTGATCTGCCCGAGGTCGTGGAAGATGCCCCTCCGCCACAACCTCGAATCGAGTTGGTTGGTGGGAGCATGTTTGAGAGCGTACCAAAAGCTGACGCGGTCATACTCATG tgGATATTGCACGATTGGAGTGACCAAGATTGTATCGAGATTCTAAAGAAATGCAAAGAGGCAATTCCGGCGGGAACAGGGAAAGTGATGATTGTAGATGCTATAATCAACGAAGCAAACGACAATGATGATTTCACTTGCGCTCGATTATCACTCGATATGATAATGTTGGCGGTGACGGAGAAAGGGAAGGAGAGAACTTACAGGGAATGGGCGTATCTACTCAAGGAGGCTGGATTCGCCACATTCAAAGTCAAGAGCATTGATACTGTGGAGTCTGTTATTGAAGCCTTTCCATGA
- the LOC125197178 gene encoding histone-lysine N-methyltransferase family member SUVH9-like — protein MSSNSNSPFPNAEPPTNLTLVTPKSEPVDENPPQFQPPAASPPPSADVYSEFNRISELFRRAFNQTEGAASALPDSHPDSRAIVLVPDPQTQASDVVVVPEAPGGSKKYPTRSSELVRVTDLKPNDQSYFRDLIRRARMLFDSLSVFAVSEEEKNFDPTVNNRKPRGDLKASALMRQSGLWMNRDKRVVGDIPGISIGDVFFFRMEMCVVGLHGQPQAGIDYVPAAHSSNGEPIATSVIVSGGYEDDEDSGDVLVYTGHGGQDKNLHKQVVHQKLESGNLAMERSMNYGIEVRVIRGFRYGGSASGKVYVYDGLYRIVDTWFDVGKAGFGVFKFKLVRIENQPDMGSVVMKFAESLRTRPLEVRPQGYVTLDLSKKKENFPVYFYNDVDGDHSPVYFEYLVTTVFPPYVYSVGGSGGCECVDGCRYGCFCAMKNGGEIAYNSHGILLRGKPLIFECGPHCRCPPTCRNRVSQKGVRNRLEVFRSRETGWGVRSLDLIQAGSFICEYTGVVLTHEQARLFTMNGDCLVYPGRFGHRWKEWGDLSQIFSDYVCPSYPSGPPLDFAMDVSRMRNVACYMSNSSSPNVFVQHVLYDHNNVSFPHLMLFAMENIPPMRELSLDYGVADEWNGKLAICH, from the coding sequence ATGAGTTCAAATTCAAACTCCCCATTTCCAAATGCAGAACCTCCCACCAATTTAACCCTCGTTACCCCCAAATCCGAGCCAGTAGATGAAAATCCGCCGCAATTCCAACCCCCGGCGGCCTCCCCGCCGCCCTCTGCCGACGTGTACTCCGAATTCAACCGCATTTCGGAGCTCTTCCGCAGGGCTTTCAACCAGACCGAAGGAGCCGCCTCCGCACTACCCGACTCCCACCCGGATTCGCGCGCGATAGTCCTCGTACCCGACCCGCAAACGCAGGCCTCCGACGTCGTCGTCGTTCCCGAGGCTCCCGGCGGCAGCAAAAAGTACCCCACGCGCTCCTCCGAGCTCGTCCGCGTGACTGATCTGAAGCCAAACGACCAGAGCTACTTCCGCGACCTAATCCGCCGGGCAAGGATGCTGTTTGACTCGCTGAGCGTGTTCGCCGTGtcggaggaggagaagaactTCGATCCCACGGTTAATAATCGGAAGCCGCGCGGCGACCTGAAGGCGTCGGCGCTGATGCGGCAGAGCGGTTTGTGGATGAATCGCGATAAGAGGGTTGTTGGGGATATACCTGGCATTTCAATTGGggatgttttctttttcaggaTGGAAATGTGCGTTGTTGGATTGCACGGTCAGCCGCAGGCGGGGATTGATTATGTTCCGGCGGCTCATAGCTCGAATGGGGAGCCGATTGCAACGAGCGTGATCGTATCGGGAGGATACGAGGATGATGAGGATTCAGGGGATGTGTTGGTTTACACTGGCCACGGTGGGCAGGATAAGAATCTTCATAAGCAGGTGGTGCATCAGAAGCTGGAATCGGGGAATTTGGCGATGGAGAGGAGCATGAATTATGGTATTGAGGTTAGGGTTATTCGTGGTTTTAGATATGGAGGTAGTGCTAGTGGTAAGGTTTATGTTTACGATGGATTGTATAGGATAGTCGATACCTGGTTCGATGTGGGGAAGGCGGGGTTTGGAGTGTTTAAATTTAAGCTAGTTCGGATTGAGAATCAACCGGATATGGGGAGTGTTGTGATGAAGTTTGCCGAGAGTTTGAGGACTCGGCCGTTGGAGGTTCGGCCGCAAGGCTATGTGACTCTTGATTTGTCTAAGAAGAAGGAGAATTTTCCTGTGTATTTCTACAATGATGTTGATGGTGATCATAGTCCTGTTTATTTTGAGTATCTTGTCACAACTGTTTTCCCTCCTTATGTTTACAGTGTAGGAGGTAGTGGTGGGTGTGAGTGTGTTGATGGATGTCGATATGGCTGTTTCTGTGCGATGAAAAACGGGGGTGAGATTGCGTATAACTCACACGGGATTCTTTTGAGGGGGAAGcctttgatttttgagtgTGGGCCGCATTGTCGCTGCCCTCCCACTTGTCGGAATCGTGTCAGCCAAAAGGGCGTGAGGAACCGGCTTGAGGTGTTTAGGTCTCGGGAGACTGGATGGGGAGTGAGGTCGCTAGACTTGATCCAAGCTGGATCGTTCATTTGTGAGTACACTGGAGTTGTTCTTACCCATGAGCAGGCGCGGTTGTTCACAATGAATGGTGATTGTTTAGTTTATCCGGGACGGTTTGGTCACAGGTGGAAAGAATGGGGTGACTTGTCTCAAATCTTCTCAGACTATGTTTGCCCCTCGTATCCATCGGGCCCTCCTTTGGATTTTGCTATGGATGTGTCGAGGATGAGGAATGTAGCTTGCTACATGAGCAACAGTTCAAGTCCAAATGTTTTCGTGCAGCATGTGCTGTATGATCATAACAACGTGTCGTTTCCTCATCTGATGCTGTTTGCTATGGAGAATATACCTCCGATGAGGGAACTGAGTCTGGATTATGGAGTGGCCGATGAATGGAATGGAAAGCTCGCTATATGTCACTAG